One Pseudomonas abieticivorans genomic region harbors:
- a CDS encoding glycoside hydrolase family 15 protein: MAESHSDTQRAIAAHGIIGDMRSAALVADSGCIDFFCWPDFDSPSIFSALLDTPEAGIFQLAPELPDARRLQIYLPDSNVLLTRWLDRDAVVECTDLMPIGENPDDLPRLVRRITVVSGSANIQMRCRVRHDYARAATQAAAKGADVLFSANGQPGLRLSATVGLTVEDQADATARFDLKAGECAEFILGADEDDLVRAGQGLTCLEHTLAFWRRWLGQSTYQGRWREMVHRSALALKLLTSRKHGGIIAAATYGLPETAGGVRNWDYRYTWIRDASFTVYAFMRLGFSEEANAYVRWVRERVSDCCQQDIDLKIVYALDGAKQLPEQTLEHLSGHGGAQPVRIGNGAYEQVQLDIYGELLDAVYQANKYGESISHEGWQNVVKLVDKVCERWREKDVGIWEMRGPAQHYLHSRLMCWVALDRALRLANKRSLPAPFARWDKERQAIHADIWQNFWNKDAGHFVQHTKTGAVDGAMLLMPLVRFVSATDPAWLATLAAIQRDLVRDGMVYRYSTDDGLPGEEGAFTACSFWYVECLARAGRVEQAHLEFEQLLRYANPLGLYAEEFDRNGCHLGNTPQALSHLALISAASFLDRKLSGQKTQWQP; encoded by the coding sequence ATGGCTGAGTCACACAGCGACACCCAACGTGCCATCGCCGCGCACGGCATCATCGGCGACATGCGCAGCGCCGCCCTGGTGGCAGACAGCGGTTGCATCGATTTTTTCTGCTGGCCCGATTTTGACAGCCCATCCATTTTCAGCGCGCTGCTCGACACCCCCGAGGCCGGGATCTTCCAGCTGGCACCCGAGCTGCCCGACGCCCGTCGCCTGCAAATCTACCTGCCCGACAGCAACGTATTGCTCACCCGCTGGCTGGACCGCGACGCCGTGGTGGAATGCACCGACCTGATGCCCATCGGCGAAAACCCCGACGACCTGCCGCGGCTGGTGCGGCGCATCACCGTGGTCAGCGGCAGCGCCAACATCCAGATGCGTTGCCGGGTGCGCCACGACTACGCCCGCGCGGCCACACAGGCAGCGGCCAAGGGCGCAGACGTGCTGTTCAGCGCGAACGGCCAGCCCGGCCTGCGCCTGTCCGCGACCGTGGGCCTGACGGTTGAAGACCAGGCCGACGCCACCGCGCGCTTTGATCTCAAGGCCGGCGAGTGCGCCGAATTCATCCTGGGTGCCGACGAGGACGACCTGGTGCGCGCGGGCCAGGGTTTGACCTGCCTGGAACACACCCTGGCGTTCTGGCGCCGCTGGCTCGGCCAATCCACCTATCAGGGGCGCTGGCGGGAAATGGTCCATCGCTCGGCCCTGGCGCTCAAGCTGCTGACCTCGCGCAAGCACGGCGGCATCATTGCCGCCGCTACCTACGGCCTGCCGGAAACCGCTGGCGGCGTACGTAACTGGGACTACCGCTACACCTGGATCCGCGACGCTTCGTTCACCGTCTATGCCTTCATGCGCCTGGGCTTCAGCGAAGAGGCCAACGCCTACGTGCGCTGGGTGCGCGAGCGCGTCAGCGATTGCTGCCAGCAGGACATCGACCTGAAAATCGTCTACGCCCTGGACGGCGCCAAGCAGTTACCCGAGCAAACCCTGGAGCACCTGAGTGGGCACGGCGGCGCGCAACCGGTGCGTATCGGCAACGGCGCATACGAGCAAGTGCAACTGGACATCTACGGCGAGTTGCTGGACGCCGTGTACCAGGCCAACAAATATGGTGAAAGCATCTCCCACGAAGGTTGGCAGAACGTGGTCAAGCTGGTGGACAAGGTGTGCGAGCGCTGGCGGGAAAAGGACGTGGGCATCTGGGAAATGCGCGGCCCGGCTCAGCACTACCTGCATTCGCGGCTGATGTGCTGGGTGGCGCTGGACCGGGCCCTGCGCCTGGCCAACAAACGCTCGCTGCCTGCACCTTTCGCGCGCTGGGACAAGGAGCGCCAGGCGATACACGCAGACATCTGGCAAAACTTCTGGAACAAAGACGCCGGCCACTTCGTCCAGCACACCAAAACCGGTGCAGTAGACGGTGCCATGCTGCTGATGCCGCTGGTACGCTTCGTGAGCGCCACCGACCCTGCCTGGCTGGCCACCCTGGCGGCCATCCAGCGTGACCTGGTGCGCGACGGCATGGTGTACCGCTACAGCACCGACGATGGCCTGCCGGGCGAAGAAGGCGCCTTTACCGCGTGCAGCTTCTGGTACGTGGAGTGCCTGGCCCGGGCCGGGCGCGTGGAGCAGGCGCACCTGGAGTTCGAGCAACTGCTGCGCTACGCCAACCCTTTGGGCCTGTATGCCGAGGAGTTCGACCGCAACGGCTGCCACCTGGGCAATACCCCCCAGGCCCTCAGCCATTTGGCCTTGATCAGTGCCGCCAGCTTCCTGGACCGCAAATTGAGCGGGCAGAAAACCCAATGGCAGCCATAA